One genomic segment of Belonocnema kinseyi isolate 2016_QV_RU_SX_M_011 chromosome 2, B_treatae_v1, whole genome shotgun sequence includes these proteins:
- the LOC117182619 gene encoding uncharacterized protein F54H12.2-like gives MSFLHSHSCECLKSELDLFSIPSTRTSIESSQWVHYKPVSSLTDDSPIEFVVPGHGDEYIDLAHTMLNLRVKLITPPRVAANAEQLDKVGLVNNLLHSLFNQVDVYFNQKIVSPPSNSYAYREYIETLLNYGPAAKNSHLTTSLWHNDTPGKMDDYDENVGLKARQKYLSAGKSIDLIGHLHCDVFNQDKFLINGVELRLRLVRSKDLFCLMDGTNGKLYLLQVEHKETTNCDFECLWAILHYVSPLYM, from the coding sequence ATGTCGTTTCTACATTCTCATTCTTGTGAGTGCTTAAAGTCTGAGTTAGATCTATTCTCGATACCTTCTACACGAACCTCGATAGAAAGCTCTCAATGGGTACACTATAAACCGGTATCATCCCTTACCGATGACTCGCCTATAGAATTTGTCGTCCCTGGTCATGGTGATGAATACATTGATTTGGCTCACACAATGCTAAATCTTAGGGTGAAATTAATAACACCACCTAGGGTTGCTGCAAATGCCGAACAATTGGATAAAGTTGGTCTTGTAAACAATCTATTACATTCGTTATTTAATCAAGTGGAtgtctattttaatcaaaaaattgtatcTCCACCCAGTAATTCTTATGCTTATCGGGAATACATTGAAACTCTACTTAACTATGGTCCTGCTGCTAAAAATAGTCATCTGACTACCTCTCTTTGGCATAATGACACACCTGGAAAAATGGATGATTACGATGAAAATGTGGGATTAAAAGCTCGCCAAAAATATTTAAGTGCTGGTAAATCTATTGATCTTATTGGACACCTGCACTGTGATGTTTTTAACCAGGACAAATTTCTTATCAATGGTGTGGAATTGAGGCTACGACTAGTACGCTCAAAAGATTTATTCTGTCTTATGGATGGCACAAATGGGAAATTGTACCTTCTACAGGTGGAACACAAAGAGACTACAAACTGCGACTTCGAATGTTTGTGGGCAATATTGCATTATGTTTCTCCATTGTATATGTAA